One Streptomyces sp. NBC_01217 genomic region harbors:
- a CDS encoding aldose epimerase family protein, giving the protein MPRPTVNRKPFGVHDGTDVDLWTLDSGTGVRAGILTYGGILHSLTVPDTDRKAASVVRSLATLDDYTGKNPFFGALIGRFANRIAHGRFTLDGTTHHIPANDRGHALHGGPDGFHTRIWQATADASEDAATLRLTLHSPDGDMGFPGALDVTVTYTLDTTGTLAIDYTATTDRPTVLNLTNHAYFDLTASGDILGHTLQVDAGTYLPVDRDGIPQGPAADVHGTPFDLTTPRTIGERIALPDEQLRMAGGFDHCWIIRDPESGPRSAPRRAARLTAPGATRILEVWTTEPGMQVYTANQLDGTLTDPAGLPHARHSAICLETQHLPDSPNRPEYPGTELRPGEVARSRTELRFPHLTAHPA; this is encoded by the coding sequence ATGCCTCGCCCCACCGTGAACCGCAAACCGTTCGGCGTCCATGACGGCACGGACGTCGATCTCTGGACACTCGACTCCGGTACGGGAGTCCGGGCCGGGATCCTGACCTACGGCGGCATCCTGCACAGCCTCACCGTGCCGGACACCGACCGGAAAGCGGCATCCGTCGTGCGGTCCCTGGCCACCCTGGACGACTACACCGGCAAGAACCCGTTCTTCGGCGCCCTCATCGGCCGCTTCGCCAACCGCATCGCCCACGGCCGCTTCACCCTCGACGGCACGACGCACCACATCCCCGCCAACGACCGGGGCCACGCCCTGCACGGCGGACCCGACGGCTTCCACACCCGCATCTGGCAGGCCACCGCGGACGCGAGCGAGGACGCCGCCACCCTCCGGCTCACCCTGCACAGCCCCGACGGCGACATGGGCTTCCCCGGCGCGCTCGACGTCACCGTGACGTACACCCTCGACACCACCGGCACTCTCGCCATCGACTACACGGCGACCACCGACCGCCCGACAGTCCTCAACCTCACCAACCACGCCTACTTCGACCTCACCGCGAGCGGTGACATCCTCGGCCACACCCTCCAGGTGGACGCCGGCACCTACCTCCCGGTCGACCGGGACGGCATCCCGCAGGGACCCGCCGCCGACGTGCACGGCACCCCGTTCGACCTCACCACCCCGCGCACCATCGGCGAGCGGATCGCACTGCCGGACGAACAACTGCGGATGGCGGGCGGCTTCGACCACTGCTGGATCATCCGCGACCCCGAGTCCGGGCCCCGCTCCGCACCGCGCCGCGCCGCCCGTCTCACCGCCCCCGGTGCCACCCGGATCCTGGAGGTCTGGACGACCGAGCCCGGCATGCAGGTCTACACCGCCAACCAGCTCGACGGCACCCTCACGGACCCGGCGGGCCTGCCCCACGCACGCCACAGCGCGATCTGCCTGGAGACCCAGCACCTGCCCGACTCGCCCAACCGCCCCGAATACCCCGGCACCGAACTGCGCCCCGGCGAAGTCGCCCGCAGCAGGACGGAGTTGAGGTTCCCCCACCTCACAGCGCACCCGGCCTGA
- a CDS encoding LacI family DNA-binding transcriptional regulator, with amino-acid sequence MGVSLKDVAQRAGVSIKTVSNVVNNYQHVTPKMRAKVQQAIDELGYRPNLTARHLRKGRTGIIALAVPEFGNPYFAELAGAVVDAAARHDYTVLVDHTAGLREKELLVSQGFRSHVIDGLILSPIHLETEDLMARTETAPLVLLGEREYEAPYDHIAIDNVAAARDAVRHLLDLGHRRIAFLGSRTGRERQPAHLRLRGWREELAAGGVEPDESLVVVTDGYGREDGATAMAALLDRGEQPDAVFAYNDLIAIGAMRTLTERGLRIPEDVAVVGFDNIEESLYGATTLTTIAPDKEAIARLAVDSLVERLSGNPVTEPRRRRPGYTLVVRESTVPRPTAAGH; translated from the coding sequence GTGGGCGTCAGCCTCAAGGACGTTGCACAACGGGCGGGCGTGTCCATCAAGACCGTGTCGAACGTGGTGAACAACTATCAGCACGTCACACCGAAGATGCGCGCCAAGGTGCAGCAGGCCATCGACGAACTCGGCTACCGGCCGAATCTCACCGCACGCCATCTGCGCAAGGGCCGCACCGGCATCATCGCCCTCGCCGTACCCGAGTTCGGCAACCCGTACTTCGCCGAACTGGCGGGCGCCGTCGTCGACGCGGCCGCCCGGCACGACTACACCGTCCTGGTCGACCACACCGCCGGCCTCCGCGAGAAGGAACTCCTGGTCAGCCAGGGCTTCCGGTCCCATGTCATCGACGGCCTCATCCTCAGCCCCATCCATCTGGAGACAGAGGACCTCATGGCACGCACCGAGACCGCGCCCCTGGTGCTGCTCGGTGAGCGGGAGTACGAGGCCCCGTACGACCACATCGCCATCGACAACGTGGCCGCCGCCCGCGACGCCGTACGCCATCTGCTCGACCTGGGCCACCGCAGGATCGCCTTCCTCGGCTCCCGCACCGGACGCGAACGCCAGCCCGCCCATCTGCGGCTGCGCGGCTGGCGCGAGGAGCTCGCCGCGGGCGGTGTCGAGCCCGACGAGTCACTGGTCGTGGTCACCGACGGCTACGGGCGCGAGGACGGCGCCACCGCCATGGCCGCCCTCCTGGACCGGGGCGAGCAGCCCGACGCGGTCTTCGCGTACAACGACCTCATCGCCATCGGAGCCATGCGGACCCTGACCGAACGCGGCCTGCGCATTCCCGAGGACGTCGCCGTCGTAGGCTTCGACAACATCGAGGAGAGCCTGTACGGCGCCACCACGCTCACCACCATCGCCCCAGACAAGGAGGCCATCGCCCGGCTCGCCGTCGACAGCCTCGTCGAACGGCTCTCCGGCAACCCGGTGACCGAACCACGACGGCGCCGCCCCGGCTACACCCTCGTCGTCCGTGAATCCACCGTGCCCCGGCCCACCGCCGCAGGGCACTGA
- a CDS encoding ABC transporter permease: MNETTPTAVDRVLAPRKSPAALPDGAPRPASGSGPALTQRLAGLLQRQGVLAVLLTVVIIASFVYPTFATLDNARGVTVQASFLAVVALGMTMVIITGGIDLSVGSVFALGGVLAAWASQWGMLPALLVPLAVCGAIGLLNGFLIARAGMAPFIVTLATLLAARGMLLAFTDEGATTYLVPKGSAFAELGQGSVWGFGYPILIALVLFGAGGLLLQRTSFGQTLFAVGGSSDAATLMGLPVARTKLLVYTLSGLLAGLAGALNAARLSSGVTIVGVGMELDAISAVVIGGTLLIGGAGSISGTLWGVLLLAVIQNLINQIGSLNSSYQSVVSGGFLIVVVVAQRYLARSRRST, translated from the coding sequence ATGAACGAAACCACACCCACCGCGGTGGACCGGGTCCTGGCACCGCGCAAGAGCCCCGCAGCCCTTCCGGACGGCGCACCCCGCCCCGCATCCGGGTCCGGGCCCGCGCTCACGCAGCGGCTCGCCGGACTCCTTCAGCGCCAGGGCGTGCTCGCCGTCCTGCTGACCGTCGTGATCATCGCCTCGTTCGTCTATCCGACGTTCGCCACGCTCGACAACGCCCGCGGTGTGACCGTGCAGGCGTCCTTCCTCGCCGTGGTCGCCCTCGGCATGACCATGGTCATCATCACCGGCGGCATCGATCTGTCCGTCGGCTCCGTCTTCGCCCTCGGCGGTGTGCTCGCGGCCTGGGCCTCGCAATGGGGCATGCTGCCCGCGCTGCTCGTACCGCTCGCGGTGTGCGGCGCGATCGGGCTGCTCAACGGCTTCCTGATCGCCCGCGCCGGGATGGCCCCCTTCATCGTCACCCTCGCGACCCTGCTGGCGGCGCGCGGCATGCTCCTGGCCTTCACCGACGAGGGCGCCACCACCTACCTCGTACCGAAGGGCTCCGCCTTCGCCGAACTCGGACAGGGCAGCGTGTGGGGCTTCGGCTACCCGATCCTGATCGCCCTGGTGCTGTTCGGCGCCGGGGGACTGCTCCTGCAGCGCACCTCGTTCGGACAGACCCTGTTCGCCGTCGGGGGCAGCAGCGACGCGGCCACCCTGATGGGCCTGCCCGTCGCCCGTACGAAGCTCCTCGTCTACACGCTCAGCGGTCTCCTGGCCGGACTCGCCGGTGCGCTGAACGCGGCAAGGCTCTCCTCCGGCGTCACCATCGTCGGCGTCGGCATGGAACTCGACGCGATCTCCGCCGTCGTCATCGGCGGCACCCTCCTCATCGGCGGCGCCGGGTCGATCAGCGGCACCCTCTGGGGCGTCCTGCTGCTCGCCGTCATCCAGAACCTCATCAACCAGATCGGCTCGCTGAACTCCTCGTACCAGTCGGTGGTCAGCGGAGGGTTCCTTATCGTTGTCGTCGTGGCCCAGCGCTATCTGGCGCGCAGCCGCAGAAGCACCTGA
- a CDS encoding ABC transporter permease — MTQAALSAPARPLARLRDPAWYQEYGVYVAVTVVLVFNALFTEHFMTADNLRTQLVQVAPIIIVALGMALVIGTEGVDLSVGSTMALAAALLPLYLGYGLLPALLVALLAGAVVGAVNGTLVSLIGLQPIVATLALFVGGRGLALVMADGQLKQIVNPDLLSLGTGSFLGIPLVVLIAAILAVAVAFLVQRTTFGRQIVAVGGNRSAAALAGLPVRRVLIGVYVLCGVLAALAGILATARLTASDPSSLGTLMELSAITAVVVGGTPLNGGSIRVLGTVAGALLMQLLRATLVKHDLPDSTAQIAQAAIIIAAVYVARERRSR, encoded by the coding sequence ATGACCCAGGCCGCCCTCTCCGCCCCCGCCCGCCCCCTGGCGCGGCTGCGCGACCCCGCCTGGTACCAGGAGTACGGCGTGTACGTCGCCGTGACCGTGGTGCTCGTCTTCAACGCCCTGTTCACCGAGCACTTCATGACCGCCGACAATCTGCGCACCCAGCTCGTCCAGGTCGCCCCCATCATCATCGTCGCCCTGGGCATGGCCCTGGTCATCGGCACCGAGGGCGTCGACCTGTCCGTCGGCTCGACGATGGCGCTCGCCGCCGCGCTCCTGCCGCTCTACCTCGGATACGGGCTTCTGCCCGCGCTCCTCGTCGCGCTGCTCGCCGGAGCGGTCGTCGGCGCGGTCAACGGCACCCTGGTCTCGCTCATCGGGCTGCAGCCGATCGTCGCCACCCTCGCCCTCTTCGTCGGCGGCCGTGGCCTCGCCCTCGTCATGGCCGACGGCCAGCTCAAGCAGATCGTCAACCCGGATCTGCTCTCGCTCGGAACCGGCTCCTTCCTCGGCATCCCGCTGGTCGTCCTGATCGCCGCGATCCTCGCCGTGGCCGTCGCCTTTTTGGTGCAGCGCACCACCTTCGGCCGTCAGATCGTCGCCGTCGGAGGCAACCGCTCCGCCGCGGCCCTGGCCGGACTGCCCGTACGGCGTGTGCTCATCGGTGTGTACGTGCTCTGCGGCGTACTGGCCGCCCTCGCCGGCATCCTCGCCACCGCCAGGCTCACCGCCAGCGACCCCTCCTCGCTCGGCACCCTCATGGAACTCTCCGCCATCACGGCGGTCGTCGTCGGCGGCACCCCTCTCAACGGCGGTTCCATCCGGGTGCTCGGCACCGTCGCGGGCGCCCTGCTGATGCAGCTGCTGCGCGCCACCCTCGTCAAGCACGACCTGCCCGACTCCACCGCACAGATCGCCCAGGCGGCCATCATCATCGCCGCCGTCTACGTCGCCCGGGAGCGTCGGTCCCGATGA